Proteins found in one Clostridium butyricum genomic segment:
- a CDS encoding ParB/RepB/Spo0J family partition protein — translation MVKKNNNSTFNLRTNRNTEKKSSGIASSFFSSNTNETHVDNDISHTSDAPNYTDSIVNHLVNASSGLDSVLVNIDDLYSAPDDWNFYDRLPAGKMQELIESIISIGLQEPVIVWKKDDSGKYMILSGHNRVHAYKILCENQDSEKYSKIHAVIKDKNLSEEEAKEIIVDTNWVQRQLTTIQKARSINFKYRKLKKDSLEKKLKFDINSVIADEYQITSRQLISYKSLGNLTETAQNAVDNAKLSIKAGVAISKLMPEDQDYIINNFDISILNKNYSKIKSACDSESGVVNKSKLSSLLTEEELGSITIKVPIEYKDSLIAEIEALKKKYNIKKIN, via the coding sequence ATGGTTAAAAAAAATAACAATAGTACTTTTAATTTACGAACAAATAGAAATACTGAAAAAAAATCATCAGGAATTGCATCAAGCTTTTTTAGCAGCAATACAAATGAAACACATGTTGACAATGACATATCACATACTTCTGATGCACCTAATTATACAGATAGTATAGTAAATCATTTAGTTAATGCTTCAAGTGGTCTTGATTCCGTTCTTGTTAATATAGATGATTTATATAGTGCACCAGATGATTGGAATTTCTATGACAGACTTCCAGCTGGAAAAATGCAAGAATTAATTGAAAGTATTATAAGTATAGGTCTTCAAGAACCTGTTATCGTATGGAAAAAAGATGATAGTGGTAAATACATGATATTAAGTGGACATAATAGAGTTCATGCATATAAAATATTATGTGAAAACCAAGATTCAGAAAAATATTCTAAAATTCATGCAGTAATTAAAGACAAGAATTTATCTGAAGAAGAAGCCAAAGAAATTATAGTAGATACAAACTGGGTTCAAAGACAACTTACTACGATTCAAAAAGCTCGCTCAATAAACTTCAAATATAGAAAATTAAAGAAAGACTCTTTAGAGAAAAAGCTTAAATTTGATATTAACTCAGTTATAGCCGATGAATATCAAATTACAAGCAGACAGCTTATATCTTATAAGTCTCTAGGCAACTTAACTGAAACTGCTCAAAATGCCGTAGATAATGCTAAATTAAGCATTAAAGCAGGTGTTGCTATTTCTAAACTAATGCCTGAAGATCAAGATTACATTATAAATAATTTTGATATTTCAATTTTGAATAAAAATTATTCAAAAATAAAATCTGCTTGTGACAGTGAAAGCGGAGTAGTTAACAAAAGTAAATTATCCTCACTTTTAACTGAAGAAGAATTAGGAAGCATAACAATAAAAGTTCCAATTGAATATAAGGATTCTCTTATTGCAGAAATAGAAGCTTTAAAGAAAAAGTATAATATAAAAAAAATTAACTAA
- a CDS encoding AAA family ATPase, with the protein MKGKLYYKLIKDKRNELDITQKQICDELNIQLEEYKKMESGDFIPKKSSLNKICTYLKLDINEIYMENFRDTKVVSVMSNKGGVGKTSVTSSVSFCLAELGYKVLCIDADMQGNLTHSFNLETDEEKNLAIALKNELDLKDCIINSQYENLDFVVYNTALSAIDMLMFTKNAREYILKRILTNTINEGLYDFVVIDTNPSLSILNFNVINVTNYCIVPVQLGAFGLEGVGILLNFIDDAKQFNPNFIDYKLVINNYDSRKSITKKSQEWLEENYGDILLESIIRVDTNIENAQVGSMPVLAYNSNCRISNEFRLLTKEILKIIK; encoded by the coding sequence TTGAAAGGCAAATTATATTACAAATTAATAAAAGATAAACGAAATGAACTTGATATAACACAAAAACAAATTTGTGATGAATTAAATATTCAATTAGAAGAATATAAAAAAATGGAATCTGGAGATTTTATTCCAAAAAAGAGTTCACTAAATAAAATCTGCACTTATCTAAAATTAGATATAAATGAAATATATATGGAAAACTTCAGAGACACTAAAGTAGTTTCAGTTATGAGTAATAAAGGTGGAGTCGGCAAAACTTCTGTTACAAGTTCGGTTTCATTCTGTCTTGCAGAGCTTGGTTATAAAGTATTATGTATAGATGCTGACATGCAAGGAAACCTTACACATTCTTTTAATCTTGAAACTGACGAAGAAAAAAACCTTGCAATTGCATTAAAAAACGAATTAGATTTAAAGGATTGTATAATCAATAGCCAATATGAAAATTTGGATTTTGTAGTTTACAATACAGCATTATCTGCAATAGATATGCTTATGTTTACTAAAAATGCTAGAGAATACATACTTAAAAGAATTTTAACTAATACAATAAATGAAGGACTTTATGATTTTGTTGTTATTGATACTAATCCAAGTCTTTCAATACTTAACTTTAATGTTATAAATGTAACTAATTATTGTATAGTACCTGTTCAACTTGGCGCATTTGGTTTAGAGGGAGTAGGAATCTTATTAAACTTTATTGATGATGCAAAACAATTCAATCCAAATTTTATTGATTATAAGCTTGTAATCAACAATTATGACTCAAGAAAAAGCATAACTAAAAAAAGTCAAGAATGGCTAGAAGAAAACTATGGAGATATATTATTAGAAAGCATAATAAGAGTTGATACAAATATCGAAAACGCTCAAGTTGGAAGTATGCCAGTACTTGCATACAACAGTAACTGCCGAATATCTAATGAATTCAGGTTACTTACAAAAGAAATACTAAAAATAATAAAATAG